A single genomic interval of Cucumis sativus cultivar 9930 chromosome 5, Cucumber_9930_V3, whole genome shotgun sequence harbors:
- the LOC101206449 gene encoding monocopper oxidase-like protein SKU5: protein MAFNGFHRHPVGYLLVIGLFALSVNAIDIFLEWNVTLDFTIQPVSQQQPVIAINGLFPGPLINTTTNDFVHVNVFNNLDEPLLFTWNGIQQRLNSWQDGVSGTNCPILPGTNWTYVFQTKDQIGSFFYFPSINFQKAAGGFGPIRVNNRNVIAVPFPKPEDEFDLLIGDWSFDNYKITRSLMTNPTIAFDSIPNIMLMNGKPPFGNPEGKAFESFTVTQGKVYRFRISNVGTSLSFNFKIQNHNMLLVETEGSYTNQTILDSLDVHVGQSYSVLVTANQVDADYFIVASPKLLNATEFSSLVGVGVLHYSNSVAQPLGPLPTGPDPFDLDFSVNQAKSIRWNMTTGAARPNPQGTFNVTNVTISQTFVLQNSVGMINGLPQAVVNNVSYLTIDTPLKLADLLVNGSGVYQLDEFPVQSVNLNASFGVSVVTGNHKGWIEIVFKNNWEFIDSWHLDGFGFYTVGFGNGDWTPELRNTYNLFDPVVRSTVQVYPGAWTAVYSFLDNPGMWNLRSQLLKNWFLGQELYLRVHDSDPNPAKERPPPENLLICGVFNQSSVPASAHLRP from the exons ATGGCTTTTAATGGTTTTCACAGGCACCCAGTTGGTTATTTGCTAGTAATTGGGCTATTTGCTCTCAGTGTGAATGCCATTGATATCTTTCTTGAATGGAATGTGACCTTAGATTTCACAATTCAACCTGTTTCTCAGCAGCAGCCT GTCATTGCCATTAATGGGTTGTTCCCAGGACCTCTGATTAATACTACAACAAATGATTTTGTCCACGTCAATGTCTTTAACAATTTGGATGAGCCTCTTCTTTTTACATG GAATGGGATACAACAAAGGCTAAACTCATGGCAAGATGGAGTTTCTGGAACAAACTGTCCAATTTTACCTGGTACAAATTGGACTTATGTGTTTCAGACCAAGGACCAAATTGGCAGCTTCTTCTACTTCCCATCAATCAACTTTCAGAAGGCAGCTGGAGGATTTGGACCGATTCGTGTCAACAACCGGAACGTGATCGCTGTTCCCTTCCCAAAGCCAGAAGATGAGTTTGATCTTCTCATTGGTGATTGGTCTTTTGACAACTACAAG ATAACAAGATCCCTGATGACCAATCCGACAATCGCATTTGATAGCATCCCGAACATCATGTTAATGAATGGGAAGCCACCTTTTGGCAACCCTGAAGGAAAAGCCTTTGAATCATTCACTGTCACACAAG GGAAGGTTTACAGGTTCAGGATATCGAACGTGGGGACGAGTCTGAGTTTCAACTTCAAGATTCAAAACCATAATATGTTGTTGGTTGAGACAGAAGGATCTTACACAAATCAGACCATATTAGATTCACTTGATGTTCACGTGGGGCAATCCTACTCCGTTCTTGTCACCGCTAATCAAGTCGATGCTGATTATTTCATTGTAGCATCTCCTAAATTGCTGAATGCCACAGAATTTAGCAGCCTCGTCGGCGTTGGAGTGCTCCACTATTCCAATTCTGTTGCACAACCCCTTGGCCCTCTACCAACCGGTCCTGATCCATTCGACCTCGACTTCTCAGTAAATCAAGCAAAATCCATTAG ATGGAACATGACCACAGGAGCTGCCAGACCAAATCCACAAGGAACCTTCAATGTAACAAATGTGACCATATCACAAACTTTCGTCCTCCAAAACTCTGTGGGCATGATTAATGGGTTACCACAAGCTGTTGTCAACAATGTGTCTTACCTCACGATTGATACCCCGTTGAAGCTTGCCGATCTCTTAGTCAATGGTTCCGGGGTGTACCAACTTGATGAGTTTCCCGTTCAATCTGTCAATCTAAATGCTTCTTTTGGAGTCTCTGTCGTTACTGGAAACCACAAAGGTTGGATAGAAATTGTCTTTAAAAACAACTGGGAATTCATAGATTCTTGGCACCTTGATGGTTTTGGATTCTATACAGTCGG GTTTGGAAATGGAGATTGGACCCCGGAATTGCGTAACACATACAACCTATTTGATCCGGTTGTGAGATCAACGGTACAGGTTTATCCAGGAGCATGGACTGCAGTTTATTCTTTCCTAGACAACCCAGGAATGTGGA